From a single Aspergillus puulaauensis MK2 DNA, chromosome 2, nearly complete sequence genomic region:
- a CDS encoding glycoside hydrolase family 13 protein (CAZy:GH13;~COG:G;~EggNog:ENOG410PGUZ;~InterPro:IPR017853,IPR006047,IPR013780;~PFAM:PF00128;~go_function: GO:0003824 - catalytic activity [Evidence IEA];~go_process: GO:0005975 - carbohydrate metabolic process [Evidence IEA]), translating to MPSAPTDQKWWKNSIIYQIYPASFKDSNGDGIGDLPGILSELDYIAALGVDAIWICPMYDSPQYDMGYDVADYQKVYPPYGTVEDMQALIDACHARGMRIILDLVVNHTSHEHQWFKESRASKTSPKRDWYVWRPAKYDANGKRSPPNNWRSIFGGPAWEWDETTQEYYLHLFCVEQPDLNWENEQVRQTVYTDVMEFWLEKGVDGFRVDTVNMYSKDPAYPDAPVLAPEADTQVAFGLFCNGPRIHEYLKEMNEVLEKYDAMTVGELAQTPTMEGVLRYVSAAQKQLNMVFSFDVVDLGMGKDYKFSTGKRNWALPELKTAIQRTQNILNGTDGWTTVFMENHDQGRSVSRFGSDSTPELREASAKMLAVFQCTLSGTQFVYQGQEIGMVNAPEEWGVEEYKDIDSTNYYHMVREMTNGDPSKLKEALLAMQHLARDHSRLPMQWSAEPNAGFSAASAKPWMRAHDNHTEVNVQTQEGNSSSVLAFWKTMMRLRKEYADVLVFGTFELLDEQNGQVFSYIKKSAERSVLVTLNFSDTPQKIAQGRDLKLLVSSAGESADLQAWEGRIYELAH from the coding sequence ATGCCCTCCGCACCAACAGACCAGAAGTGGTGGAAAAACTCCATCATCTACCAGATCTACCCAGCCAGCTTCAAAGACTCCAACGGCGATGGCATCGGCGACCTGCCCGGCATCCTCTCGGAGCTGGACTACATCGCAGCCCTAGGCGTCGACGCCATCTGGATCTGCCCCATGTACGACAGCCCGCAGTACGACATGGGCTACGACGTTGCCGACTACCAGAAGGTGTACCCGCCCTACGGGACAGTTGAAGACATGCAGGCTCTCATCGATGCGTGCCACGCGCGCGGGATGCGTATTATCCTCGATCTCGTGGTGAACCACACCTCGCACGAGCACCAGTGGTTCAAGGAGTCGCGGGCGTCAAAGACAAGCCCCAAGCGAGACTGGTATGTGTGGCGGCCGGCGAAGTACGATGCAAATGGGAAGCGAAGCCCGCCGAATAACTGGCGGAGTATCTTTGGGGGTCCGGCGTGGGAGTGGGACGAGACCACGCAGGAGTATTACCTGCATTTATTCTGCGTCGAGCAGCCCGATCTGAACTGGGAGAATGAGCAGGTCAGACAGACCGTCTATACGGATGTCATGGAGTTCTGGCTCGAGAAGGGCGTTGATGGGTTCCGTGTTGATACGGTGAATATGTATAGCAAGGACCCTGCGTACCCGGATGCGCCGGTTCTGGCTCCGGAGGCGGATACCCAGGTTGCGTTCGGGCTGTTCTGCAATGGGCCTCGCATTCATGAGTATTTGAAGGAGATGAATGAGGTGCTGGAGAAATACGATGCCATGACGGTTGGTGAGCTGGCGCAGACACCTACGATGGAGGGCGTCCTTCGATACGTCTCTGCAGCGCAGAAACAACTCAACATGGTCTTCTCGTTTGACGTCGTGGATCTGGGTATGGGGAAAGACTACAAGTTTTCCACAGGAAAACGCAACTGGGCACTGCCTGAGCTGAAGACCGCAATTCAGCGGACGCAGAATATCCTCAATGGAACCGATGGCTGGACCACGGTGTTCATGGAGAACCACGACCAGGGCCGATCAGTCTCGCGATTTGGATCTGACAGCACCCCAGAGCTGCGCGAGGCATCGGCCAAGATGCTGGCTGTCTTCCAGTGCACTCTGTCAGGCACGCAGTTTGTATATCAGGGACAGGAGATTGGCATGGTGAATGCGCCAGAGGAATGGGGCGTCGAGGAGTACAAGGATATCGACAGTACGAACTACTACCACATGGTAAGGGAGATGACCAACGGGGATCCCAGTAAACTGAAAGAAGCCCTACTTGCCATGCAGCATCTGGCGAGAGACCATTCTCGCCTGCCGATGCAGTGGAGTGCGGAGCCCAATGCGGGTTTCTCTGCTGCGTCTGCGAAGCCGTGGATGAGAGCTCATGATAACCACACGGAAGTCAATGTGCAGACACAGGAGGGTAATTCTTCCTCTGTTCTGGCAttctggaagacgatgatgcGTCTGCGAAAGGAGTATGCGGATGTGCTTGTATTCGGGACctttgagctgctggatgagcagaaCGGGCAAGTTTTCAGCTACATCAAGAAATCAGCAGAGAGATCAGTCCTGGTGACCTTGAACTTTTCTGACACCCCACAGAAGATTGCGCAGGGCAGGGAtctgaagctgctggtcagCAGTGCCGGGGAGAGCGCGGATCTGCAGGCGTGGGAGGGGAGAATATATGAACTGGCACACTAA